From a region of the Helianthus annuus cultivar XRQ/B chromosome 5, HanXRQr2.0-SUNRISE, whole genome shotgun sequence genome:
- the LOC110940763 gene encoding protein SRG1: protein MNKQVQEIAAHCDQLPERFIRKDDEEYANITNTGDSCPMEIPVIDISLLTSSHLELDRLKTAITTWGCFQAINHGMDGSFLDKVREVSRLFFDLSAEEKKKYLREEDDLEGYGNDMVLSDHQTLDWTDRLYLTVLPQDQQRLQFWPKIPTSFREVVNEYSSKIEVINEVILKALARSLNLEENCFLDQYGTTAKMIARFNYYPPCAWPDKVLGVKPHADGSAVTFLLQDKEVEGLQVLKDGQWFGVPIVPDALTINVGDQIEIMSNGIFKSPVHRVLVNTKNQRITLAVFCMPQTEKDIGPLDGLITDSTPRLYKNVTFSVDFYFENYQQGKRPIDACKI from the exons ATGAACAAACAAGTTCAGGAAATAGCAGCTCATTGTGACCAGCTGCCGGAAAGATTTATCCGCAAAGACGATGAAGAATACGCTAACATCACCAACACCGGTGACTCGTGTCCTATGGAGATTCCTGTTATTGATATTAGCCTCTTAACCTCATCTCATTTGGAGCTTGATAGGCTTAAAACAGCTATTACCACTTGGGGCTGCTTTCAG GCAATTAACCATGGAATGGATGGTTCCTTTTTGGATAAAGTTCGTGAAGTCAGCAGACTGTTCTTCGATTTATCAGCTGAGGAGAAGAAGAAGTACTTGAGGGAAGAAGATGATCTTGAAGGCTATGGAAATGACATGGTTCTCTCAGATCACCAAACTCTTGATTGGACTGACAGGCTTTATCTCACTGTTCTTCCTCAAGATCAACAAAGGCTTCAGTTTTGGCCTAAAATTCCCACCAGTTTCAG GGAGGTTGTTAATGAATATTCCTCCAAAATAGAGGTGATAAATGAAGTTATCCTTAAAGCTCTGGCTAGATCATTGAACTTGGAGGAGAATTGTTTCTTGGACCAATATGGGACAACTGCAAAAATGATTGCAAGATTTAACTATTATCCTCCTTGTGCATGGCCTGATAAAGTGTTAGGAGTCAAACCACATGCTGATGGTTCTGCAGTCACATTTCTGTTGCAAGACAAAGAGGTTGAAGGTCTTCAAGTTTTGAAAGACGGTCAGTGGTTTGGAGTTCCTATTGTTCCTGATGCTCTGACCATCAATGTTGGCGATCAAATCGAG ATAATGAGTAATGGGATATTCAAGAGCCCCGTGCATCGAGTTTTGGTGAACACTAAAAATCAAAGGATTACTCTGGCTGTGTTCTGCATGCCTCAAACTGAAAAGGATATTGGCCCTCTAGACGGGCTGATTACGGATAGCACGCCAAGGTTATACAAGAATGTAACATTTTCGGTCGACTTCTATTTTGAGAATTACCAGCAAGGTAAGAGACCAATTGATGCTTGCAAGATTTGA